The genomic stretch ATTTCGGAGATCAAGCCTTTGTGACGAGGACGATCCATAACTACTACGACCAACTCATCGATCGCACGATCTAGACATTCGGATAAGATTTTCAGATTTTCGGTAGGGGTTTTGCGGATATCTACGTGACCCTTTGCCGCAGGAGGTGCAGCTAGTTTGTCCATATAAAAGTCTGGCGCTTGGAATAAACCACCACGCTCAGAAATTGCCAAAACTGCCATTGAGCCATTTTGACCATAAGCAACAAGGTTAGTACCTTCACATGGGTCAACAGCAATATCAATTTCTTGTAATTCTTCGATAGTGCAGAATTCGGAAGCATTAGGCTGAGTGCAAATCCCAACTTCTTCACCGATGTATAGCATAGGAGCCTCGTCCCGCTCACCTTCACCAATAACGATGCGTCCACGCATATGAATTTTGTTCATGCGTTCGCGCATTGCTTCAACTGCGGCTTCGTCGGCTTCGTCTTTCTTGCCCAAGCCCATGAACTTAGAAGATGCGATCGCAGCCTGTTCAACGACCTCAATAATCTCAAGGCTGATTGTACTATCCATGTTTAGGAATCCCTACTTTATCTAAATTTTGTAACTATTAATTTTTTTGCTATATTCTAGAAATTTTCTAGAAACAGAAAACTAAATTAAGTTTAGTTGTGCCTTACTACACAACCTCGTAACTAAGTTTACAGGGCAGACTGTCACCAAACCTATAAGAAGACTAAATGAGTCATATTAAGTTTTCATAAGATCAAATTATGGATCTTGATTCGCTTTACTTCCATCAAAATATACTCAGTCAAAGACCAGAAGAGAGTGGTGGTGAGAAGCGCCGCCACTCTCTTCTGGTCTTTGACTACTTAATAGGATTAAGAGTCTTTGCCTCTCGATCCTATTAATGTAGTCAAGCATAAGTAAACTTAAAACGCATATTCCTGTACCGTCCGCTAAGCGGACGGTACAGGAATATGCGTTTTATTTATAACTATGCCGAGCTACTTAGTAAATAAGTTTGCTTGAGAGACAATAATTATATTTCTTCCGTTGCACTGCTAAAAGTATTGCCAGCAATATCGTTATACAAAGAGACAATAATGCAGATGCTTAGGGGCGCAGTCA from Pseudanabaena sp. Chao 1811 encodes the following:
- the glpX gene encoding class II fructose-bisphosphatase, translating into MDSTISLEIIEVVEQAAIASSKFMGLGKKDEADEAAVEAMRERMNKIHMRGRIVIGEGERDEAPMLYIGEEVGICTQPNASEFCTIEELQEIDIAVDPCEGTNLVAYGQNGSMAVLAISERGGLFQAPDFYMDKLAAPPAAKGHVDIRKTPTENLKILSECLDRAIDELVVVVMDRPRHKGLISEIRAAGARVRLISDGDVSAAICCGFAGTNIHALMGIGAAPEGVISAAAMRCLGGHFQGRLIYDPAEVNTPESEKWTREGNIARLTEMGIKDPDKVYDAHELACGKDVLFAGCGITPGTLMEGVRFFGGGCRTQSLVISTQSKTARFVDTIHLTSDKPKTINLR